ttttgatgtcttcactgttattctacaatgtagaaaatagtaaaaataaagaaaaacccaggaatgtgtaggtgtgtccaaccttttgactagtactgtatgtgCACGACTGCAGACAGCTACTTTACATTTGACAAAGTAGCTTAGCTACAGTTGCTGCCTTTATTAAAAAATCTAGTCACGTCTTCACAATTTGTGATGACTAGTTTCCCCCCACATATTCAGAAGTGATCTAATCAGAAGGGGGCATGATTGGAGAAGTCTCCGACTGCAGACATGAGACACCCATCAGGTTGTTCATCTTGTTGCCACTGTATTCATCAGCATGCATCCCTCCTGAATGTGATGGTGCAACAAAGCAGAAACATAGAGGAATGTCCacagtagagggggaggagagaagagaggagacggcTCACCGGATTGGACTTCATCTCCATCAGGTTGTCCAGGATACGCGTGACTGGCAGGTTCTGAAAGAAAAACACTTTAAAAACTCTGTTCTTTCTCACCAGGTAATTAATCACTACAGACTGACTCCAACGAGCAGCCGCGTGAGATATTAACATACATGTCTCCAGGCAAAACCTTCCCATCAAAGCCAAGGGACATCTGGACATTTTGAAAACACATATACAGAGAGTATCATGATGACACTGCTCCTCTCATCTGTCTATTAAGAGACATTCAGTATCACTCATTCTGCATGCGTGTGTTTCTGTGCATAATTCTGTGTgcatgtatatctgtgtgtgtgtgtgtgtgtgtgtgtaaagctaCTCACATGCTGTTTAAGCACCAGGTGTTTCACCCCCTCCATGACAAACTGGGAGCCAGAGTTCATCACTCTAGAGAAGAGGCTGTGGGATAGAGAGCCAGGAGGACAGGGTCAGCACGGGGGTTAGGTCTATGGGACCCCTGAAACAAGGGAAACTCTgcaatgtcccaaatggcaccctattccctacatagtacactaacctggtcgaaagtagtgcactgtgtagggaataaggtgccatttgggacacacacagagagtgctctctctttcttacccCATAGGTTTCACACCGCTGTTTCCATAGTTAGATGGTGTGGCAGCAATCTTTGTGAAAGCCCTGGCAAAACAAATTATTCATAAAAAGCTCCTTGAAGGAACCCAAAACAATGTGTTTTATTATCTGTTTGGTTCTGCATGTATGAAGCATCATATGCTGAAAATGCAAGCTTGTTTGTAATGTCTTACTTCCACTGCTTGATGTAGTTGAGAGAGGACAGGTCGCAGCCAGTCTCTAGAAGAGCCTTCTTGTATTGGTCCAGATCAGTCTGAAACACAGAAAAAACCCAGTAAGATAACAGTATGCCTGTTTTCACCAAGGTAAAACATACATACAAGTGATTGAGCAGGCATTCGAGTATTAGTAGGGAATTTACCAACCAGggacttaaaaaaaaaagcttGAAGAAATAAAAACCTAGTCATCCTAAAGCAGAGTGTGACACGTGTATGGTGGTATCATCAGTACATTACAATGGCAGAGACAAGTACTTTTTAATGTAACTAAACGGATGTTACACCACAGCATCCACAGAAAACAAATAACCTTAAAAATGTACATACTGGACCAACTGGAGAACGGAACAGAGAGGGGATGGTAATCCCATGGTAATAAATCGGCCCTGGACGGGTTCAGGTTAAGGGGGGGGACAGAGATGAAAGGAGGAATACCACAAGACGTTGGCGGTGGAAAAAGATTTCCTGCTTGACTTCAGCTGTCAGGCCGGGAAAGCAGAATGGCATCTCAGAGGAGAAGGGCTATTAGGAAGACCATTGATCAACATGATGCTCCAGGACAGCCTGATCCTAACGCTGTTCCCAGCCTGCAGCCGCAGCCAGAACCCTGGGCCCATATTAATGCTCCTCAGAACaggagtgctgatctgggatcagttttgTCTTTTAGATGATAATGAAAACGATTATATGGACGAGCAGGGAACTGATCCTCGATCCGTACTCCTACTCGGAGACTTTGTGAATACGGCCCCCTGGCATCCTCCCAGCTCTTTGGAGCTGGCGGCTGGAGGGACTTGACTTCACTCCTCTGTGGTGAACTGTGGTTACTGAGGTGGTGGTGACAGGGCTTGAAGCAGAGCCAGTATTAAGGTCTTCCAAGTCTTAGCAGGGTCCCTAAGAGGCTAGTCCCCGAGCTGCGCCGCCTCCCTGAAGAAAGCAGACGTAGAACCCACAGTCACAGTGGAGGGCTGGGTGTCCTCCTATACAGAGGGCCTTGAGATGCTCAGAACAGAACAAGCTAGCATTATTGGACTTCTGGAGTAATGACATTTGGCCTCGGCTTCAAAGGGTATCGATGTTCCTGGAATCTGCTCTAACGTGTCATATCGAACAATAAAGCTTTTGAATGTTGTAAGGAGAAAAGCTGGTTTGAATATCATACGAAAAAATGATTTGAGAATTGATGTTTGGTGTTCTAAACAATGAAACGCAAGCCAGGGCCAAGGTTTTTCATATTGTATATTGTGCTGTTACTAAGACTACCACATCCAGTGAGACCACAAAGTGTCTCCATTGAGGTTGCTATTGTGCCATTTTTGGTTCCATTGGACATGAAACTGCATATGACCGTAGTGAATCAGACAAATCAACAGAGTTCCCTGACAAAGGGGCCTGTATCTTGTGGCTCCACTCCGACCTGTGATTGAGTCTAGTTTGGCATGTGTTTCATGGTGAGAAAATGTGTGACTTGAGTCTAGTATGTTTTTGATAGGGACAGGGTTAAGTCCAGTATGCGTGTGTTTgatagggtaagggttaagtggGGGACAGGCCTCACCTCTGAAGGGGGTTGCAGGGCTGTGATGTAGAAAATCAGAAACAGTCTCATCTTGTCCTCTGGTGTTCCCGCTgtcacaaagacaaaaacaaagttGTTTAACAAACCTTACATCAACAGGCACCTCAGGTATTTCCGACTGTATGATTTATGTTATTTCTGGCCAAGATAAGCACAGAGGCACATCTACCGTCAGGGTCACTGATTATGTCCAGCAAAGACTTCTCCAGGGTGGATTTGCTCATCAGCTTCTCCTCGTACTCAAAGTACACGTCCAGTTTACGGCTCTGTGGATGGGTCACAGAAGTTACACATTAGAGAAAGAGTACCTATAAGTATGTGCCCACCAAAAATCTAAGTTGAGATATTTTTTGTTAAAATTATCAAATGAAGGGCTCCCcgtgtggtgcagcggtctaaggcactgcatcgctacagaccctggttcgatccagggctgtatcacaactgtccgtaatcgggagtcccatagggcagcgcacaattggcccagcgccgtccaggttaggggagggtttggctaggctttacttggctcatcgtgctctagggATTCgttgtggcgggctgggcacctgcaggtgaacggtgtttcctccgacacattggtgcggctggcttccgggttaagtgggctggtgttaagaagcgcggtttggcgggtcatgtttcggaggacgcatgactcgaccttggcctcccgagcccgttggggagttgcagtgatgagacaagatcaaaattggggagaaagagggggtaaAATACACAACAAAAATAAATTAATCCGATTGAAAGATTCATCTCATGTGAAGTTTTAGGACACCATTTTGTTTTCTGTGAGAAAAATATTTGATAAAATGTGTGAAAAGTGTGGACTGGGTTTAATGAGAACTTAATGTACCTTTAAGCCCATGGGTGTTCCAAAAATTCCCACCTCTTAAATAATCTATTTTAATTCATTTCTAAATGTTgaaaactgatatttcttatgTAAACTTGAATTATAATCATCTCCCCTAAAGTTCAAATCAATTGATCATCACTATTCATCATGGAAGCAGCATTCATAACAGGGGTTGTCCAATCGTATCCACAGAGATCAATTTCGACCCAGGCTTTTGTTCTTGCCAACCaatacacacctgattcaattgATCAACTAATCATAAGACTTCAATCCAGACTTGATTAGTTGAATTAGGTGTGTTACTGCTTGGTTAGAACACAACCCTGCACCCACACTGGACCtctgtggataagaagccatgcaacaaagaTCATAAGGCACACAACTTTTAATTAATTAGTTGAAAGCAGCTGGTTAACATTTTCTGTACTGCTATTCTTGTTAATTAGTTCAACTTGTCTTCCTAAAGCCTGTCTGAAGACAGTTTCACATCACCCACTCTACGGTTGCATGACAAAAGCACATGTGGTGAACCAAAAGATAGAAACGCATGGATGAATGAGGGACAACAATATGAATATCTCCCAGTCCTAActgcattaaatcaaatcaaattttatttgtcacatacactcgcattaacatctgctaaccatgtttaacgaaatgcttgtgcttctagttccgacaatgcagtaataaccaacgagtaatctaacctaacaattccacaactactaccttatacagtACCTTAGTTGTCCAATAGTCATCTTCTTGTCCCTCATGTTGATCCaccacaaatcaaatcacattttattgctcacatacacatggttagcagatgttaacacgagtgcagcgaaatgcttgtgcttctagttccgacagtgcagtaatatctaacaagtaatctaacaatttcccaacaactacctaatacacacaaatctaaaggggtgaatgagaatatgtacatgtaagtatatggatgagcgatggccgagcggcataggcaccGTGCAATAGgttgtataaaatacagtatatacatatgatatgagtaatgtaagatatgtaaacattattaaagtagcattatttaaagtggcattgtataaagagactagtgatccatttgttaaagtggctagtgattgggtctccatgtaggcagcagtctctctgagttagtgattgctgtttagcagtctgatggccttgagatagaagctgttcttcagtctctcagtcccagccttgatgcagctgtactgacctcacctgctggatggtagcggtgtgaacaggcagtggctcgggtggttgatgtcctacATTAGTCTCACACACTGGTAGGTCTTCTATCTCTGATGTCCTTCAAATCTGatcctattcttctctctctctccgcttcaATGACTACCTGTCCACTCCAAATGTCTTGGACAGAGTACCGAGGCTTTTCATTGTTCTACATTTTGTTAAAGGAACCATGGCATCATATGTATAAGTGTAGTTTCAGTATTTTTAGCCACTTAAATCTGAAGCAAATCTATTTATACTCGGGTTTATTGAATATTAGGGATATCAACACACAATCCCTGTGTTTCAATGCAAACTGGGCTTAATTGGAGCATCAATAATTTACGGTGAAAAATACAAAATAGCTAAGTTTACTCACAAAATATTTGGAAACCAATGGTCTGAGGtataaatatacactatatactacaaTAGTATGCAAAGTCAGTATTAATATTTATTTACATTCTGTATAGAGGGGGTGTTTTTGGTGCTACTGTACCCTTTAAGATACACCAATTTACAAAAATGCATCCATGTATAACAATGCAAGGTTAATTTAACATTAAAATAAACAAGACAAAATGCATTAAAAACAATATGAGTGGTGAGTTTTTATACTATTATACTGTTGTGGTTCACCAAGCTATGTTGCCACTGTATTGACTGTGACATGTGGTACGACTGCTAGCATGACACATCTACTTTCAATTGGCAAGAAATAGTCATTAATACCCATGTAGTATGCCATCATGTGCATAGATCAACACATTCATCTCTTAGGTGTGATCACTTATCTGAGGTACTAAAAATATGTTTCTCTGAGTCGCCGCCACACCAACGTTTTTTTTGCAGCTTTGCAGCTGAAGTTGGCCACTAGTAGGAACTTACACATAACTGTCAATAACTTAATAAGAAAACATTTAATTGGCTTAGAATAAAAACAACCACATGAACTGGTTGAAACATTAGATTTAATCCAAAAATAGAAGTGGGCTTAATGTGTATGTGGGCTTAATAGGTACGCTTAACTTAGTCCAAGTCAAGAGGATGCTTCAGCAGTCCTTTACTGGCAGGTTTAGTAACAACTTTATAGTGAGTGCTCTGAGATTTGAGCTCACACGGACTGCACAGCAGTcttccatacatgtttaatatCTGAAAAAAAGTGTTCGTTGGATGCAGTGCactatgggacagagagagaaccccCTCTATCTAGTTGTCAGGCCATGACCGGGTTTAATACTAACCTTAATGTGATCCAGAACGGCGGTGGCTACGTTAGTGTGGAGGTCAATCAGCCTCTTCTTCTCCAGAAGCTCTGGTAGGGAGCTAGTAGAGGAAACACAGAACAGTTTTGGTCCAGACTGGGCAGTCAATAACAGCGTAGcaattaataaataataatacagaaatactgtatatttacatatacgggtaggccgttattgtaaataagaatctgttcttaattgACTAGCCTAGTTCAAATAAAATGGAATTTCTACAATGATGCTCACCTGACAGCTGAGGTAAGTTTTGCGGTGTTGTCTGacatactaatactactaatggGTCCCTCATCCTCACCCTCCAACCCCTGGAGAAGATCAAAAGTCTTATTTTAGTGGGGAATTTGCAGGTGTGAGTGTCggtccattgttttcagtgagaCTACTTCATTGAACAGCTCTAGAAAACCGCCTGTGCGCCTTCTTACCATGATGCTCTTGAGGCGTTTCACCTCGTCCTCTTGGGCTCGATACGTGTCTAACTCCTCCTGTACAGACTCAGCCACCTCCGGGAACGGGCTGGAAGAGTCAAAACAACCGCTCAGCCAAGAAGAACTTCACTACAGCACAGATTGAAATATACTGTTGCTACCGAGTTATAAAGCATAACTCTAAAAAATGGTTTGAAATATACGGTTACTAATTGAGTTATAAAGCATCAAACGCAGACTACCTTCTAAATCAGTAGTTTAAAATCACACTTTAGCCAATGGAATGGAGTTTCTAACAAGCAAAGCTTGGAATATACTGTTGCTACCTAGTTATAAAGCCTTGGCCACAAGCTACCCTCTGAATCAGTAATCACCACAAGTGAGTTCCTAACCTGCCCTTGTGTTTCTGCCAGAATTTGTCTGCGGCTGTGAGGTCATAACTCTTCTTATTTTTCTTCTTGGGTCTGGCTCCGGAAGGGGAAGCTTCTGACCCCACAGATTCGTCCATACTGACCCTGTTCAGGTGGAAGtcctaggacacacacacagaaatacattagtgtcacacacacacagcaaaataATTTCTACTAAGGACAGTATTTTTCCTGCAAATAAGTCATTTCTGAGTGATTATGTTTTTCAGTGTTGGGATGATGGTTGGCGTCTGGCAGAGATCCTATTGGATGTGTAGTCTGGTCATATTTCTGCTTGCATCATCGGGAAAAAAGACTGGTCCATAGATACCTCTGGGATAAACACTGATATCTACTTACATCATCATAATACCTACATTCAAAATAACAACCGTTGTCATAAATATATTGAGGTTTAAACAAAGGACTCGTGATACTGAAACTAAGGATAGGAGAGGGGACTGGATTGTACATTTTACACCAGAAATAATTTTAAGGCAGCGAGGCTGGAAAATGGTTCGTCACAAATATTTATGACCTCTGGCACAGGTCAccgcactgagcacataccacaGCATTTACCCTATTCTTAATCTTACACACAAGGTAATTGCAGTAGCGCTACCTTGAAAAAAATCAAACcttggcatatatatatatatatatatatatatacacagttgaagtcgaagtttacatacacttaggttggagtcattaaaactcgtttttcaaccactccacaaatttattgttaaaaaactatagttttggcaagtcggttaggacatttgtgtacgacacaagtaatttttccaacaattgttgacagattatttcacttataattcactgtattacaattccagtgaatcataagtttacatacactaagttgaatctgcctttaaacagcttggaaaattccagaaaccttcaaactcagtgcctctttgcttgacatcatgggaaaatcataaacaccatgggaccacgcagccgttatactgctctctgtctcctagagatgaacgtactttggtgcgaaaagtgcaaatcaatcctagaacagcAGAGGActttgtgaagttgctggaggaaacaggtacaaaagtatctatatccacagtaaaacgagtcctattatcgacataacctgaaaggccgctcagcaaggtagaagccaccgctccaaaaccgccataaaaaaatccaggctacggtttgcaactgcacatgggaagaaagatcgtaccttttggagaaatgtcctctggtctgatgaaacaaaaataaaaactgtttggccataatgaccgggaggcttgcaagccgaagaacaccatcccaaccgtgaagtacaagggtggcagcatcatattgtgagggtgctttgctgcaggagggactggagggactacccactgcacttcacaaaatagatggcatcatgagcatggaaaatgtggatattttgaagcaacatctcaagacatcagtcaggaagttaaagcttggtcgcaaatgggtccaaatggacaatgaccctaagcatacttccaaagttgtggcaaaatggcttaaggacaacaaagtcaaggtattggaatggccatcacaaagccctgacctcaatcctatagaaatttgtgggcagaactgaaaaagtgtgtgcgatcaaggaggcctacaaacctgactcagttgcaccagctctgtcaggaggaatgggccaaaattcccccaacttattgtgggaagcttgtggaaggctacccgaaacgtttgacccaagttaaacaatttaaacgcaatgctaacaaatactaattgagagtatgtaaacttctgacccactgggaatgtgacgaaataaataaaagctgaaacaaatcactctctactattattctgacgtttcacattcttaaaataaagtggtgatcctaactgacctaagagggAATtcttactcggattaaatgtgaaaaactgagtttaaatgtatttgtctaaggtggatgtaaacttccaacttcaactgtataaatcCCAATTCACACTACTGAGCCGTGCATACTCATAGTTCATCCTATACAGAGCGCAAAATACCATACACCCAACAACACCACGCACCATAAATTACTCAAGACTGTGGAGTAGGCGTTTCTCATGGGTAAGCCCTTCGTTTTTGTCAGTGTATGTTGTGTCTGTTAAGTCCATCATAACAGAGTGGTGGGAGTATGACAGACAGatttgcttctctccctccctgccccctgaTTCCCTGGCTTCCTGTCTTACCAGCACATCGTGGATGAGGGCCTGGTAGGTCCATGTGTGGTGGAGAGGGGTGGCAAGATCCAGGTTGCGGTCAGCGAGTACAAATAGGGGTCTCTGGAagctgaagagagacagagagcgagatgaAACGAGAGGATGATAAATGTACCCAGAGTTCCCCACTGGCTAggctctccctctgctccaccaAAGCTGAAACGAAAGAAGACCTGAAATAGATCCTGCTTAGAGCTTCCCAGAGGAAGCATGACTGTTTTCACTTCATCCACCACTTATAGCGAAGGCCTAGCGAACCACTCAGTGAGtctggagagcagaggagaggagaaaagcagaATAGCACATTTCCACTTCAGAGATAGACAAAGACATTGTGTAGCACAGTGTGTGGGTGGGAAGCCATTTTATGTCTTTGTCTTAGGGAATGGAGTAGGTCTTCCGTGGTACAGTACAGAATCATGATATTAATGTCTACATCTAGTCTGCTCTCTTTATGGTTCATACCCAGTGTACTAATCTGCACCCTGACCCACCTGAACTGGCCGGCCCCCATATTGTCTCCAGTGAACAGGCTGTTTCTGGCGTCTCGCAGGTTCTCCCTCAGCTTCTTGTCAAGTTTCTGCAACAAACAGAGAAACTGGGTTAGATAGTTTTGCTTCTTATGCAGCTAGGTAAGACGCCTTACATCTTCTTAACCGGATATACGCTTAGCACACAGTCTTGCAGCGTTTCACTGAGAGCTTAGAGACCCTCACCACAACACAGCAGTCCAGTATAGGGAACAAAGAGCAGTGCTGTGTAACTGGAGGAGAAACACTGCATCCATCCATTAAGGCTCTTGGAGGATCAGCTTCCACACTGGCTGCATCAACATTCCTCCCCACATCAAGAATCTATCTGCAAATACTGTATGCAAACAGTGAGATTTTGGAGGTGGGTGGACTTGGATGTCGTCCTCAAATGACTAATTTCCTCTTTCACTGTACCCACTGGGGATGGGTACTACTCTCCCAGCCCTGTCTGCACTGCCAAGACATAATACAAAGTGTAtttagactgactgacagacagactgggcCCCTTGACAGCGGCTGAGGGGAATTCAGAGAGTTATAAATGAGGAAGGATGATGCTCACCACCGCAACCATCTCCGCAGCATTCCCTCTTGGACAGCGGATTATGGGGACAGCACCTAAGAAAACAAAACGGATCTGTTAACTGCCAATAGAGGGCATTGACGACTTTAGCAGAGCGTGTCTATAGAGAATATGAGGACGTGCTGTGAATCCCATGAGGATAA
The genomic region above belongs to Oncorhynchus nerka isolate Pitt River linkage group LG18, Oner_Uvic_2.0, whole genome shotgun sequence and contains:
- the scfd1 gene encoding sec1 family domain-containing protein 1, with translation MAASVREKQAAALKRMLNFNTSPLKNTAAEPVWKVLIYDRFGQDIISPLLAVKELRDMGITLHLLLHSDRDPIPDVPAIYFVMPTEENIDRICQDLRNQLYESYYLNFISAISRSKLEDIASAALSANAVTQVTKVFDQYLNFITLEDDMFILCNQNKELISYHAINKPDIMDTEMEAIMDTIVDSLFCFFVTLGAVPIIRCPRGNAAEMVAVKLDKKLRENLRDARNSLFTGDNMGAGQFSFQRPLFVLADRNLDLATPLHHTWTYQALIHDVLDFHLNRVSMDESVGSEASPSGARPKKKNKKSYDLTAADKFWQKHKGSPFPEVAESVQEELDTYRAQEDEVKRLKSIMGLEGEDEGPISSISMSDNTAKLTSAVSSLPELLEKKRLIDLHTNVATAVLDHIKSRKLDVYFEYEEKLMSKSTLEKSLLDIISDPDAGTPEDKMRLFLIFYITALQPPSETDLDQYKKALLETGCDLSSLNYIKQWKAFTKIAATPSNYGNSGVKPMGLFSRVMNSGSQFVMEGVKHLVLKQHNLPVTRILDNLMEMKSNPETDDYRYFDPKMLRGSESSTPRNKNPFQEAIVFVVGGGNYIEYQNLVDYTKAKPGKRVLYGCSELFNAGQFIKQLSSLGQK